The window TTcacaagaatatcatatggatttttcccaacttcaatccgccgttacgtgttgtcgcaattgacatgtgttagagggattttcaagagaatcggttcaggtatgttaaggctatcccttctttccttttggcatgatccaaatgatacaaataaaatgagcaaaatacgcaactttcataaatgactctattcatagaaatactagggtgtctatattcttgataccccatgtgtcttattattctatcatttgttcatgggtctcagaaaatacgtaagttgataaagtttatttcatgatattaatcaaagacataatggtcttatgacattccgaaagattttattgacgtacttctcttgcattgcattcatttatacatatacattgatccatgaccagatggcattatatacgcgtatatatgtatatgggatatgaaaaaaggttacagtattatatacgcaccaccaccttatcagatggtatacgttgatgattttgcccacagtggccaagatgatatgatgagatgcccttagaggcttgatgatgttatgaacgcatatacttatgcataGTATGAgatttatacgtatatgcatgatattttaaatattaaatgattcacagagctattcagacttacatgtcaagtcctttactccatgtttctctcatgactTTTATTTACTAatgttcattccttacatactcgatactttatttgtactgacgtcccttttgcttggggacgttgcgtttcatgctaacaggtcccgttagacaggtagagagtcctccaagtaggctatcagctcagcggaaggtgtcggtgcgctctatttgctctGGAATTTTTATTTGtccagtatgattaggacatgtgttgattggtatgacgGGATTCTatctcgacctttatgatatttatgtactcttagaggcatgtagacaaatgtcatgtatatgaaagatggtATGGCCTTATcgacctatgttcagtgtacgagcgatcattttggccttataggccggtatgtcacatgtataagtttttatatcagatttggtcgtcttatattgagtatttccttatgtttattctggttagcccatgacggcccgtttggcccatttgccaatgatagtacgataagaaggatatgtaacattggtactcgattgagtaaggcattgggtgtccgtcgcggcccatcggtttgggtcgtgacacccttcctgcttgcatatttactttttgaactacgaggcggtacctcaggagatctcctatcgtgcatatttacttttgggactacgaggcggtacctcggaagatcgccctgttgtgtatttatatttaggattacgaggcggtacctcgggagcgcccctgttgtctACCTCTATTTGTTGTTCTGTTACCTTTCTGTATTTTCTTGTTGTTCATTTCtcagttatttcattatattagtatattttccgcctcatttccttttattctagtagggccctgacctgacctcgtcactactctaccgaggttaggcttggcacttactaggtaccgttgtggtgtactcatactacacttctgcacatctttttgtgcagatccaggttcttcctaccagaccagataccaaTGAGTtggaccgtacgtggagacttcaaggtatatcccccagcgtccgcagacctcggagtccccctctatccttattatgttatttcctttattctctttagactttgatgtgTAGAggcacttagtattttctcttagaaacttgtgacttatttctaccgggttttgggagttgtatctATTTTGAATCGCAGTTTGATTTAtgttatatgttgagatttgagtttcaatTTTATGTTTATGTTATTCCgcataattgttaggcttacctagtcttagagattaggtgccatcacgacatcctacagagagaaattggggtcgtgacacattcaTAGTCTCAACATTTGATTAtttttgccataaatatgagttattattttgcttgCTGACTATTTTTAGGATCCAATGACACCGGCGAGAATGGTAtcaaaaaagaaatagaagaaatgGTTAATTTTTTTCATGTagtattttttattaataattaATGATTATCTTTATTTATCGAAAAAGTTTAAttaagattatttacatataatctAAATAACTTAAATATTTGATATGATTAGTGTCCGCGCATCTACGCGGGTGCTAATACTAATACAAAATAGAAATACAAATTTATTCAGGTTTAAATAAAACACATATCTTAGATTATACattgtatattttatttttaatttaaccaATCGATAAAACACGAATACTAAGTAATTCAAGAATTACTTAATCACAATATTGAAATTTGTAGTCAAAAATTATTTATTGAAAGTAAAATAtacaatttaaaattaaattattttaaatatattattattttttagacTAACTGAAAGAACGTATCATATAAATTGAGACGAAAAAAGTATATTTTTTTCTATGTGAATCTCTTTTTGATAAGGGTAGGCCGAATTAAGCTTGTAGAAGACATGTAAAGATTTTCTGCGCATGAttgattaaaaatattttcagaatATCATAAGTAATTTTCTCTTATTTGTTTGGAAAGCaaatttttttttagaaaaataataataatatttgttTAAGATTGTTAATAATATCAACGAATCGCTGAGTTTGCATTAATAATATGAGTTTAACGAATCACATGGATTAAGAAAGTAGTAGTAGTACTTTTTTAATGAAAAATAGTTTCTTTAAAAAAAGCATCTAAACGACATAGCAAAAGCTCAGAGAAACAAAAAGATGAAGTGGTAAATAAAAAGGTTGAGCGGGTGAATAAAAGTGAGTTGTCGGTGAATTCGCAAAAACTAGTGACAAAAGACACTATCAAATCAAGGGACAGGAGTTAGGACCCACCCCTTTGTAGACAATAGACAAACGCACGTGAAAGTTTGGTTTTTTGTCTCTGCCTTCAATAGTATAAAGCAAACTTATTACTTATTGCTAAATATTGTGTGCTGGTACAAAAATTTCACTTAAAAAAGAAATGAATGTGATGGGTCATCGAACTTAACCAGAAAACCTTAACAGGGACAGTTCTATTGCAACCAAGGGAGGCAATTCTTCCTCACTTAAAAAAGCTTTACCATAGTTACTACTAGTACTACTTGTTTATCATGCTATTTGAAAACCATATTTACACTAATAATAATGGCTATGGCATTCTCTGTCAAATGTTAATACTTTTACCACAATAACAACAGAGTGATAACACCACAAGTGAATTTTAGGAAAGATACTACATACGCAGAACTTAATCTTATCTTGTGAAGATAAAGTTTTTCCGGTAGATTATCGGCTCAAGTAAAGCATAATCACAATAGTTATGACAAAGAACTAGGAGAAGAGAAGCAATAACAATAGCCAGAAAAATAATATAATCGAAACAGAAGAAACAAGAGATAGTGATCGAAATCTTAGAATAGCAATACGAGAATAACACTAGTATTACTTAGAtggaaaaaaaaatacaagtttgaaaaaGCAAATGTTAATATCTTTGAAAAGttgtcacataaattaaaacgatATACTAGTAATTACGGAGGAATATTGAagattgatatttctttatttttaataaaaaaggactaaacttaaaaaaaaaaacttattatAAGAAACGTTGCATTACATTTTATACTTGGTTTACCGTTGTTTAGTTTATTAATCCTTATTTTTCTATTCATAACCATTCTCTAGTTTCTagttcttttatttctttactgTTTCAGATAAGCATCTGGAATAATTGTTCCTGTGCCACTAACCCACTACAACTGTTCCTTTATTCCAAGATTCGTCCCTTTTCTGTTGCCATATTTTAATTGGAGGACCCAAACACTTAAAACAAAAGAAATACGTACGGTACAGAAAGGCCAAAGAAGCTTCTTTTCTGGTTCAACAAAACCTCCTCCTTTTCTTGTTTGAACCAGAACCCTGATCATGTCCTGAACCAACCTCTATTCTCTAGTTAGATATCAAAATTCAAAGCTTTCTCAATAGTCTCTTGACaaactttttttttaaatctttttctGTTTCTTGTAAAAGCTGTATTTGAGCTGCTAATCTTGTTCAAAGTCCATGTCTATACCAGTAGAACATGATTACATAggtttatcttcttcttcttcttcttcttcatcttcctcacCTACTGATTGTGAGGAGCTTGAGAAAAGTAATGTTCTGAAGCTCAAGGAAACTGAGCTAAGACTTGGGTTGCCAGGTTCTTGGTCTCCAGCGAGGAAAGCTGCAAATGGGGTATCTCTTTTTGGCAAAGATTTGGAGGATAAGAATGGTATTGTTACCCCTTTGAAGATTTTTGTGTCAGGAGCTAAGAGGGGATTTTCTGATACCATTGACTCCTCTATGAAAGATAAGGCTGTTGGTCCTCAATCTCCAAAGTCTGTTGAAGAAAAAAAGTCTACTCCAGCACATGGAAATGGTGTTTTTCATGCTTCAAAGTAAGTTtgcctttttttcttttcctaaacTGTCTGGTACTTTGCTTTGCCTGTTGATAGGAATTAATGGTAAAAAGGAAACTGTCTTTGTGACCTACAAAAAAGATAGTCTTCTTGCATATTGCTTTTAATAAAACAGCCTCTAATGGAGTGGAAAATGAAATGTGGAATTAATATAAAGGATTGATGTAGTTGACCCCGAGTAGTTTGGAATTAATCTGTTAGTGTTGCTGCTGAAAAAGGTTTCTCTTTCTTGCGAAAATGAATTGGATGGACTAGTAACCTTAGGCCTAGCTCTGTCACTGCAAGAGGCTCGAAGGGATGAAATTGGCCCGAACCAAATTCACTGCAAGAGGCTATTTTTATTTCTAATACTAAAACCACAAATTGagtctggggggggggggggggcgactGTCTTCGTGATGTACCAAGAATTACTCTTATAGTAGCATAATGCATTTAATGAAACggcctcaacaacaacaacatcagcacACTCAGTGGAGTCCCACATGTGGAGTTTGggaaaggtagtgtgtacgcacacCTTACCCCTATCCTTAGGAGGTAGAGAGGCTTTTTGAAACGGCCTCTAGTGGAATGGAATTAATATAAAGGATAAATAAAGTAGATCTCAAACTAGCTTGGAATTAAGGTGCgattcttgttgttgatgtacGATTCTCTTGTTTTCTGTAATTGAATTGGATGGACTTGCAACCTTAGCCCTGCCTCTGTCACTCTGACTGCAAGAGGCTTAAAGGGATGAAATTGACCGATACCCCTGCTTATATTTTCTCTAATGCTAAGACCAGATATCTGCATATACTAGTGTAACTATTTTTGAGTCTTGTTGCTGCTCTGTCACTGCAAGAGGCTTGAAGGGATGAAATTGGCATGTACTTATGTTAATTATTTTTGTAATACAAAGACTGTGTATCTGTATTTATTAGTGTCAACATATTGAGTCTTGTCGCTGCATCTTGTACAATTTAGTTATGGGGTTTTAGGGTTAGCCTAATAACTAGATTGCTATTATGTTCTTTATTAGGGCACTAGTTGTGGGATGGCCACCAATTAGATCATTCCGAAAGAACACCCTTGCcaccaattcgtcgaagaataaCGAGACTGAAGGAAAATCAGGAGCAGGCTGTCTTTATGTTAAAGTTAGCATGGATGGTGCCCCATACCTGAGAAAAGTCGATGTCAAAACCTACACTAACTATGCAGAGCTCTCATCAGCTCTTGAGAAGATGTTCAGCTGCTTCACCATTGGTATAAATCTTTCTCTTAGTAGAATGCAAAGAACAAGCATTTGTGCAAAGTCTTAGGTGGCAATTCAATTTCTGAAATGAAAACTATCTACTATTTGCATTCAAAATAGGACATACTTTTTGGCTGGAGTAATTGATACCAAAATTTGTCTCCGAATATTTTCAACTACCAACGTGGGACTTTGTTCGCATACCCATTAGTATGCATCTTAGTGATAGATATTTTGTGTAATCGTT is drawn from Nicotiana tomentosiformis chromosome 12, ASM39032v3, whole genome shotgun sequence and contains these coding sequences:
- the LOC104109697 gene encoding auxin-responsive protein IAA27-like, which gives rise to MSIPVEHDYIGLSSSSSSSSSSSPTDCEELEKSNVLKLKETELRLGLPGSWSPARKAANGVSLFGKDLEDKNGIVTPLKIFVSGAKRGFSDTIDSSMKDKAVGPQSPKSVEEKKSTPAHGNGVFHASKALVVGWPPIRSFRKNTLATNSSKNNETEGKSGAGCLYVKVSMDGAPYLRKVDVKTYTNYAELSSALEKMFSCFTIGQCTSDGLPGREGLSESRLMDLLNGSEYVLTYEDKDGDWMLVGDVPWEMFIDSCKRLRIMKSSEAIGLAPRAISRCKNQIVA